The sequence below is a genomic window from Candidatus Hydrogenedentota bacterium.
CCCTTTACCCCGGATGCGACGAGGTGGCCATGCTGCGCAACCTTCGCCCGGAACCGGGTATACAGGAAAAGGAAACAACGCCATGAGCGCGCTTCAGGGAACTCTGGGCTTTCTGGGTTTTGGAAACATGGGCTTCGCCATCGCGGCGGGGCTCCTGGACACGGGTGTCCTGACCGCCGACCGGCTGCTGGTCTACGACCCCGAACCGGCCCGCATGACCGCCGCGGGGGAAATGGGCGCCCGCGTCATGGAGACGCCCGCGTCGCTGGCCGCGGACTCGGACACCCTGGTCCTGGCGGTGAAGCCCCAGGTCTGGCGGGAGGCCGCGGCCCCGGCTGCGGCGGCGCTGCGCGCGGACGCCCGGGTCATCTCGATTATGGCGGGCGTGACGATTGCCCGGCTGCGGGAGGCGTTCGGCCCGGAGGTCCGGGTGGTTCGGGTGATGCCGAACACCCCGGCCATGGTCCGCGCGGGCGCGGCGGGCATCGCCCCGGGACCGGGCTGCGGCCCGGTGGATGTGGAGACGGCGCGGGCGATTTTCGAGGCCGTGGGCGCGGCGGAGGTGGTGGGCGAGGCCGACCTGGACGCCGTGACGGCGCTCAGCGGGAGCGGCCCGGCCTATTTCTTCTATCTGGCGGAGTGCCTGGCGAAGGCCGCCGAGGCGGAGGGGCTGGACCCCGGGGTCGCGGCGCGCCTGGCGGTGCAGACCGCCCTCGGCGCGGGGCGGCTCCTGGCGGAGTCGGGCGAGACGGCGGCGACCCTCCGCGAGCGGGTCACCTCGAAGGGCGGCACCACCTTCGCCGCACTGGAGACTTTCCGCGCCCGGGATTTCATGGGCACCGTGGCGGCGGCGGTCGGCGCGGCGGCGGCGCGGTCTCGGGAATTGGGTTCATAGCGGCGAAAGCCACGGCAAGGAGCAGGCCATGCGCAAAGACAAACTGGTGTCCGAGGTGCTCGGGCAGAACGTGGCGTTGTCCCCCAGCGACCTGATGTCGGTGGACATCCGGTCCGTCCTCGTTGGCGGCTATGACAAGCTCGAGGTGGAAACGGTCATCGAGCGCGCCGCGAACGCGCTGGAACAGTCCCTGAACGAGAACCGGCGCCTGCGCCAGCAGATTGACGACCAGCGGGCGCAGCTTTCCCAGTACCAGGAAATGGAGTCCACCCTCCGGTCCGCGCTGGTCAGCTCGCAGAAGTACAGCGAGACCCTCGTGAACTCGGCCAAGGCCCAGGCGGACGCCCTCATCGAGGAGGCGCGCCTGATAAAGGCGCAGGCGCAGTTCCACATGGCCGAAATGCCCGCCGCCCTGCGCACGGAAATCTCCCAGTTGAAGGACCTGCGCGACCGGCTCCGGCAGGACCTGGAGGCGGTCCTCAAAACCCATGAGTCCCTGCTGGAGCGCATTCCCGCCGCCGGGGAGCGCCAGGAGGAGGAGGCGCGCGGGGAGCAGCGCGGCCACTTCGTGGACTGGGGCGGGGACCACGGCGCGGAGGAGGAGCCGGCACGCAAGGCGCCGACGACCAGGGAAACCCCCTTCAACCCGCCGCCGGGCGCGCATCTGGACTTTGACGATGACGGGGAGGGAGAAGCATGATGACCGCCGCCCTGCTCTGCCTCTGCGCGCTGGCCGCCGACCCCGCGCCGGACGCCGCATTCGAGGACTTTTTCCGGGATTTCGCCGCAAAGCGGGACGGCATTGTCGCCCTCGAGGCGGTCTTCGAGCAGCGGACCGTGCTGCCCGACGAGGAACTGACCACCACCGGCACCCTGGTGTACATCAAGCCGCGCCGCATCATCTTCCGCACGGAGGACCCGGAGCGGACCACACTGGTGGACGACCGCAAGGGCTACGAGTACGACCCGGAAATCCGCCAGTTGCAGATTTTTGACATCGAAGACAACCCGCAGGCGGACATCTTCTTCCTCGGCTTCGACAGCGACACCGCCCTGCTGCGCCAGGCCTACGACGTGAGCGTCTTCACCGTGCCCGGCGAAACACGCGGAAAACACGGCATCAAGATACGGCCCAAGTCGGACTCGCGCGAGGAGGCCTATTTCATCGAGGTGAACCTGTACCTCCGCGACGAGGACTATCTTCCCTACCGCATCCACATCCAAAACGACGAGGAGTCGCAGGTCTTCATCGAGGTGGGCGCGCTGGACAAGACAGTCCGGCCCGATCCGCGGGGCACCCAGATTTTCATCGCGGAAAACACCAAGGTTGTCGAGAATGACCGGGTGGTGGAAACGGTGAACACGGGCGGAAAATGGATTCCCGAGGCGGTGCTCCTGCCCCCGGCGCCTGAAACCCCGCCTGAAACCGCGACCGCACCGCCGCCCCTGGTGCCCGCCGCCGACGCCCCCGCCAAAACATCCGCCGCCGACACGCCCGCAGAAGCGGTGCCGGAAACGGCGCCGGCCGGCAAGGAGCCCCCCCCCGCAAAGGAGGAGGCCGCGCCACGGCGCAACCCGAAACGGGTGGGCGGTCCCGGTGCCGGCGGAAACGCCGGGAGCCGCCGCTGATGCGGATAGTCCTCGCCAGCGCCTCGCCCCGGCGGAAAGCCCTGCTCTCCGCCCTCGGGCTCCCCGTTGAGGTCATTGTGAGCGACGCGCCCGAGGTGGACCACGGCGGGCGGCCCGAGACCATTGTCGGGGACAACGCCCGCGCGAAGCGGGACGCCGTGCTCGCGCGGATGAACGGCCCCGCCGTGGTGATTGCGGCGGACACGCTGGTCTTTCTCGGGGGGCATGTCCTCTCGAAACCCGCCGACGCCGCCGAGGCGCGGACCATGCTCCGGCGCCTTTCCGGCGCCACGCACGAGGTGGTGACGGGCCTCGCCGTGGCCGACACGGCCACGGGCCGGACCGCGCAGGGCAGCGAAACCACCCATGTCACCTTCCGCGAACTCTCCGACGCGGAGATAGCGCGCTTTGTGGACGCCGTGAATCCGGTGGACCGGGCCGGGGCCTACACCGTGGACGGACCAGGCAGCCTACTCGTCGCCCGGTACGAGGGGTGCTACCAGAACGTCCTCGGACTGCCCATCGTGCGGCTGGACCAACTTCTCCGCGAACTGGACATCCGCCTTTTCGACCTCATGCAGCCTTCCCTCGCCCGTTTCCTCTGATCCCGTCCACCCCGTCCACCCCGTCCACCCCGTCCACCCTGTCCACCCTGTCCACCCTGTCCACCCTGTCCACCCTGTCCACCCTGTCCCATCCGTCTGATCCGTCCGATCCGTCCGATCCGTCCTGCGGAAACACCACGCCCCCGCACCGTCTCCGGCGCGGGGGCGCGTATCGTCTTGTCGTATGGCTGGCTGTCGGGCTAACTCCGGCGCGCCCTGCCCAGCGCCGCCAGCGCGCTGAGCGCCAGACCCGCCAGGAACAGGTCGCCCAACTGTTTCTTGGCCCCGCCGCCGAAGAGGTTGCGGATGCAGTTACAGCCGCCGCCCTCGTCCTCCAGTTCGGCGCGGGTCACAAACCCGTCACTGTTCGTGTCGAGCAGGTCGAAAATCTCCTGCGTCAGCGCGGGCAGCACCGCCCGCGCCTCGGCGAAACTCAGCCGCCGGTCGCCGTCGCGGTCCGCGTCGTAGAACCGCTCCAGCAGGATGCGGCGCGCCTCCTCCAGCGTCGGAGGCTGGGCGCCCTCGGGACCCTTCGACACCACCAGGTCCACCGGCGTTCCGGGCGCCACCTGCACGCCCTCCACCGGGTTTTGGCTGATAATCCGGCCTGCGGGAACCGTGGCGCTGAACGCCAGCGTCACCGCGCCCACGCCGAGGCCCGCGCCCGTCAGGGCGGTCTGGGCGGCGGCCTGGGTCCCGCCCACAACATTGGGCACGGTCAGGAAGCCCGCGGGCGCGCGGCCCTTGGAAACCACCAAACTCACCGCGGTGCCGCCGGAAACCTCGGTTCCCGCCGACGGGCTCTGCGCGATCACCTGACCCTTCGGCGCCGTGTTGTGGTACTGCTCGGTCACCGCGCCGACCACAAGGCCCGCGTCCGTGACGGCGCGCTCGGCGCTCGCCTGGGTCCGGCCCACCACGTTGGGCACTATCACGGGCCGCACGCCGCGCGAGATGACCAGGTCAACCTCGGTGCCGGGGGCCACCGGCGCGCCCGCCGCCGGGTTCTGGCTGATGACATTGCCCTCCGGCACGGTGGCGCTGAAGTTGTGGCTCACGCCGCCCACGGTCAGCCCCGCCGCCACAATCAGGTTCTGCGCGTTCGTCTGGGTGCGGCCCACCACGTTGGGCGTGAAAATCGTCTGCGGTCCCCTGGACACCGCCATTGAAACGGGCGTGCCGGGCGGCACCTGGAGTCCGGGCGCGGGCGACTGGCTGATCACCCGGCCCGCCAGCACGGTGGCGCTGTACTGCTCCGTCACCGAGCCCACGCCGAGTCCGGCTGCGATGACCGCCGCGTTGGCGCTGGCTTGGGTCTGGCCCACAATGTTGGGCACTGTCACCGGCTGCGCGCCCCTGGACACGGTCAGCCCGACCGCCGTCCCCGGCGCCGCAGGCGTGCCCGCGGCGGGGTTTTGCGTCATCACCCGGCCCGCGGGAACCGTGGCGCTGTACTCAAGAACCACCGCGCCCGTGTTGAATCCCGCGCCGGTGAGGGCCGCCTGCGCCTCGGCCTGCGTCAGGCCGACCACGTCGGGCACCGTCAACGGCTGGGGACCCTTGGACACCGTAAGCGCCACGGCGCTGCCGGGCGCGAGCAGCGCGCCCGCAACCGGATTCTGGCTGACAACCTGACCGGCGGGCATCACCGCGTCAAACACCTCCGTCACCGCGCCCACCGTCAGACCCGCCGAGATGATGGCGACCTGCGCGGGAATCCGGTTCAGGCCGACCACGTTGGGCGCCGCCACCGGCGCGGGACCGCGCGACACGTCCAGGTCCACCGCCGACCAGGTGGGCGCCAGGGTGTTGGCCGCCGGCCGCTGGGCCACCACATGGTCCACCGGAACCACCGAGCTGTACACCCGCGTGACGGCCCCGGAGTAGAGATAACCGGCCTCAAGCACCTGGACCGCGGCGGACTGAAGCAGCCCCACCACATTGGGCACGGTGAACTGCGCGGGAAGCGGTCCCAGCGACACGGTCAGGTCCACCGCCGACCTTGGCGGCACTTCCGTGTCCGCCACCGGATTCTGGGCCATGACCTGGTCCGCGGGCGCCGTATCGTCATACACCAGCGTCACCGTCCCGGCCACCAGGTCCACATCGGCGAGCGCCGCCTCGGCGGCCGCCCGGTCGAGTCCGACCACATTGGGAACCGTGCGGACCTCCGCGCCCAGGGACACCTCCAATGCCACCGGGGTGCCGGTCATGACCTCCGTGTCCGCGCCGGGTTCCTGTGAAATCACAAAATCAAGCGGCACCGTGGTGCTGTAAACCCGCGTGATGGGGTTGGCGTACAAATTCCCCGCCTCAATCAACTGCTCCGCCGCCGACAGTTCGAGCCCGGTCACTGCGGGCACCACGGTCAGGCGCGCGGCGTCCCAAAGCATGGCCGTCCGGTCTCCCGAACCGGTCACCACCTGGGCGCCGTCGGGCGTGTAGGCCACGGTGCGCACGCCCGCGCGGTGTCCGCCATAGGTGCGCAGCAGCGTCCCCGAATACAGGCGCCACGCCTTCGCCGTCCTGTCCGCCGACCCTGAAAGCAGCACGTTGCCCTCCGGCGAGAACGCCACGGCGTTCACGACATCGTCATGCGCGGAAATGGTGCGAATCAGGGCGCCACTCTCCGCATTCCACACCTTCACCGTCCGGTCCGCCGAACCCGTGGCGACCTTGGTCCCATCTGGGGAAAAGGCCACGCTTTTCACATTGCTTGAATGCCCCAAAAGGTATTTGGGCTGCGCTTTGGCGCTGAATGTGTCCCAAATGATGGCCGTGCCGTCCGCCGAACCTGTGACCACATGTCCGCCGTCTGGGGCGAAGTCCACAGAGGTCACGGCGCCGCCGTGCCCGCCGTACAGGCTGAGCTGAACGCCTGTCAGGGTGTCCCACAGTTTGGCCAGGCCGTCCGACGCGCCCGTCAGCATGTAGTTGCCGTCCGGTGAATAGCGCAGCGCATTCACAGAAAAGCCAAAATGCCACATGAAGGTACGGTAATTTTCAGCCGTAACCGCGTCCCACAGTTTCCCCGTGTAGTCCCCGGCGCCGGTGAGCACCAAGTCGCCGGACGGGGAAAAATCGACCGCATTGACCGACGCGGCGTGCCCCTTGAGGCTGTATATCTCCGTGGCCGCCGCAATATTCCACAAAATGCCCGTCGTGTCGCCGGAACCCGTGATAAGGGTTTCCCCGTCCGGGGAGACCCGCACCGTGTTGAGTATGCCGGTGTGGCCGCCCCGCAGTTTCTTTCCCGTTGCGGTGTCCCAAATCCTTATGTAATTGTCCTCCGCCGCTGTGAGCAGTTCGGTCCCGTCCGGGGAGAACGCCACCGTCTTCACATCGCCCAGATGATCGTTGAGTGTGAGGATTCGCCCACCCAGCGCGCTCCATAGGACGGCGACGCCGTTGTCCCCGCCCGTGGCCACCTGCGTTCCATCCGGTGAAAACGCAACGGAAACGATGGAGGATGCGGCCTGCATGTTCAAGGTGCTTACGCGGGTATTGTTCGTGACGTCCCAAATGAAGGCCACGCCCTCGCCTGAGTCGTTCCAGGAACCGGTCACAAGCCGGGAACCGTCCGGTGAGAGCGCCACCGATGTCACATCCCCCCAGTGGTCCTGAAATGGCCCCGCCATGGAGCCCGTCTCGAGGTCCCAGACATAGGCCACACCGTGATATTTCTGTTCCTGTAAAAAGTAATTCCTGGAACCCGTGGCCAGATATCTTCCGTCCGCGGAGTAAGCCACCGACGTGACATCGCTCATGTGGGCGTCTAGCACCCTGATGAAAAGGCCCGTCACCGCGCTCCATATATAGGCTTGACCCGGAACGAGTCCCAATGCCCGGGTTCCGGTAACGATAAACTGCCCGTCCGGGGAAAAGGCCACCGAGGCCACCTCGCCCCTGGGCTGCGCAGACACGCAGAGGACCTGACCCGTCTCGATGTCCCAGACCAGCGCCGTCTGGTCTTTGGAACCCGTCAGTATCTTGGTGCCGTCGGGGGAAAAAGCCACGGCCGTCACCGCGTCAATGTGCGCGGAGAACGTGCGGAGCAGCAGGCCGGTCACCTTGTCTATGAGCAGCACATCGTTGCCGGAGCTGATGAGTATCCGGCTTCCGTCAGGCGACAGGGCGGCGTTCGGCGTGAGCACGCGGCCGTAGGAGTAGCCGAACTGCTTGATGGGCGTCGTCACCGTGTCGGCCGCCGCGGAGAAGGCGAACAGTCCGCACAGGACCAGGCAGGCGGTGATCATTCCGGTGCGTCCGCGGACTGAGTGTACTGAAGACATTTGCAACCTCCTCTATGTGGCCGTGACGGCGGCATGGCCGCCGCCCTGTGCTCGATACTGCCGGATACCTGTCCGGCACGCTCACACGCCTTTCCCCCGGGCGCGGCCCCTGCCGCAACCGGACGGAAAAGACGCGGAACTGACTTGGGCGCGGCAAGCGCGCCGCCCTCATCCGCCAGACACAGGGACATCCCCTGCGGAGGGACACCCTTAGACCTTCCTATTCTAGCCCCTCCCCCAATTTTTGTCAAGGATTTCATCCGGGGATAAGCCTTTTGACCGCAGAGGGTTCAAGACCGCCCGTCCGGCGGCGGCCGGGAACGGTGAAGACCGCGCCGCACCTTGCATTTTTTCCCCGTCTGCCGCATCATAGTGGAAACGGGGCGGATGGCCCCGCAACCGGGAAAGGAGGTCTTGATGGCGGAGAATCCCTACGGTTCGCCCGGACTGCGGCTGGTGCAGATGCTCATTCTGCTGGGCTCGAGCAATGGGCGGCAGTTCTCGCTCACAAGGCTTTCCCAGATTTTCAAGTGCTCCCGGCAGACGATTCTGCGGATGCTTGAAAGTCTGGAGCGGGTGCGGGGCGTGAAACTCGAGTCGTGGATGGAAGGGAACGAGCGGTTTTACCGCATCAACCCCCAGAAACCGGCCATTGGCGTGGCCCTGGACGCGCAGTCCCTGCGCCACCTTTGCCTCTGCAAGGACATTGTCCAGCACCTGCTGCCCGCGCCCATCAAGGAGGAACTGGGCCGCACCCTGGGCTCGGCGGCCTTTTTGAATGTGGAATCCGGGGAGGCGCCGGACTCCTTCGCCGAGAGCCGCTGCAAGGGCATGATTGACTACACGCCCCACCAGAAACACCTCGACCTAATCCAGGAGGCGCTCGAGGCGAACCGCCTGTGCCATGTCGCCTACCGCAACAAACTGGGCGGCCCCGTCCGGGAGCATTTCCTCGGCCCCGTAAAACTCATGGCCTTCCGCGAGGCCTTCTATGTGCGCGGCCACACCTTCGACCGGAAAGGGCGCCCGGAAAAACGCAAAAAGGCCA
It includes:
- the maf gene encoding septum formation protein Maf, which produces MRIVLASASPRRKALLSALGLPVEVIVSDAPEVDHGGRPETIVGDNARAKRDAVLARMNGPAVVIAADTLVFLGGHVLSKPADAAEARTMLRRLSGATHEVVTGLAVADTATGRTAQGSETTHVTFRELSDAEIARFVDAVNPVDRAGAYTVDGPGSLLVARYEGCYQNVLGLPIVRLDQLLRELDIRLFDLMQPSLARFL
- a CDS encoding DivIVA domain-containing protein — encoded protein: MRKDKLVSEVLGQNVALSPSDLMSVDIRSVLVGGYDKLEVETVIERAANALEQSLNENRRLRQQIDDQRAQLSQYQEMESTLRSALVSSQKYSETLVNSAKAQADALIEEARLIKAQAQFHMAEMPAALRTEISQLKDLRDRLRQDLEAVLKTHESLLERIPAAGERQEEEARGEQRGHFVDWGGDHGAEEEPARKAPTTRETPFNPPPGAHLDFDDDGEGEA
- a CDS encoding PASTA domain-containing protein, producing the protein MSSVHSVRGRTGMITACLVLCGLFAFSAAADTVTTPIKQFGYSYGRVLTPNAALSPDGSRILISSGNDVLLIDKVTGLLLRTFSAHIDAVTAVAFSPDGTKILTGSKDQTALVWDIETGQVLCVSAQPRGEVASVAFSPDGQFIVTGTRALGLVPGQAYIWSAVTGLFIRVLDAHMSDVTSVAYSADGRYLATGSRNYFLQEQKYHGVAYVWDLETGSMAGPFQDHWGDVTSVALSPDGSRLVTGSWNDSGEGVAFIWDVTNNTRVSTLNMQAASSIVSVAFSPDGTQVATGGDNGVAVLWSALGGRILTLNDHLGDVKTVAFSPDGTELLTAAEDNYIRIWDTATGKKLRGGHTGILNTVRVSPDGETLITGSGDTTGILWNIAAATEIYSLKGHAASVNAVDFSPSGDLVLTGAGDYTGKLWDAVTAENYRTFMWHFGFSVNALRYSPDGNYMLTGASDGLAKLWDTLTGVQLSLYGGHGGAVTSVDFAPDGGHVVTGSADGTAIIWDTFSAKAQPKYLLGHSSNVKSVAFSPDGTKVATGSADRTVKVWNAESGALIRTISAHDDVVNAVAFSPEGNVLLSGSADRTAKAWRLYSGTLLRTYGGHRAGVRTVAYTPDGAQVVTGSGDRTAMLWDAARLTVVPAVTGLELSAAEQLIEAGNLYANPITRVYSTTVPLDFVISQEPGADTEVMTGTPVALEVSLGAEVRTVPNVVGLDRAAAEAALADVDLVAGTVTLVYDDTAPADQVMAQNPVADTEVPPRSAVDLTVSLGPLPAQFTVPNVVGLLQSAAVQVLEAGYLYSGAVTRVYSSVVPVDHVVAQRPAANTLAPTWSAVDLDVSRGPAPVAAPNVVGLNRIPAQVAIISAGLTVGAVTEVFDAVMPAGQVVSQNPVAGALLAPGSAVALTVSKGPQPLTVPDVVGLTQAEAQAALTGAGFNTGAVVLEYSATVPAGRVMTQNPAAGTPAAPGTAVGLTVSRGAQPVTVPNIVGQTQASANAAVIAAGLGVGSVTEQYSATVLAGRVISQSPAPGLQVPPGTPVSMAVSRGPQTIFTPNVVGRTQTNAQNLIVAAGLTVGGVSHNFSATVPEGNVISQNPAAGAPVAPGTEVDLVISRGVRPVIVPNVVGRTQASAERAVTDAGLVVGAVTEQYHNTAPKGQVIAQSPSAGTEVSGGTAVSLVVSKGRAPAGFLTVPNVVGGTQAAAQTALTGAGLGVGAVTLAFSATVPAGRIISQNPVEGVQVAPGTPVDLVVSKGPEGAQPPTLEEARRILLERFYDADRDGDRRLSFAEARAVLPALTQEIFDLLDTNSDGFVTRAELEDEGGGCNCIRNLFGGGAKKQLGDLFLAGLALSALAALGRARRS
- a CDS encoding WYL domain-containing protein — protein: MAENPYGSPGLRLVQMLILLGSSNGRQFSLTRLSQIFKCSRQTILRMLESLERVRGVKLESWMEGNERFYRINPQKPAIGVALDAQSLRHLCLCKDIVQHLLPAPIKEELGRTLGSAAFLNVESGEAPDSFAESRCKGMIDYTPHQKHLDLIQEALEANRLCHVAYRNKLGGPVREHFLGPVKLMAFREAFYVRGHTFDRKGRPEKRKKAITLAVHRITKLNLLDREFTPLRDDQPGDLFGFNFDPPFKVRVAFSPTVATYVSERTWSRGQFVRKRRDGGVVLTFTSTSRPEVKSWVLGFGREAELLEPKTLRREIAEELRAGLAAYAEKGAKPKKT
- a CDS encoding pyrroline-5-carboxylate reductase, with product MSALQGTLGFLGFGNMGFAIAAGLLDTGVLTADRLLVYDPEPARMTAAGEMGARVMETPASLAADSDTLVLAVKPQVWREAAAPAAAALRADARVISIMAGVTIARLREAFGPEVRVVRVMPNTPAMVRAGAAGIAPGPGCGPVDVETARAIFEAVGAAEVVGEADLDAVTALSGSGPAYFFYLAECLAKAAEAEGLDPGVAARLAVQTALGAGRLLAESGETAATLRERVTSKGGTTFAALETFRARDFMGTVAAAVGAAAARSRELGS
- a CDS encoding outer membrane lipoprotein carrier protein LolA encodes the protein MMTAALLCLCALAADPAPDAAFEDFFRDFAAKRDGIVALEAVFEQRTVLPDEELTTTGTLVYIKPRRIIFRTEDPERTTLVDDRKGYEYDPEIRQLQIFDIEDNPQADIFFLGFDSDTALLRQAYDVSVFTVPGETRGKHGIKIRPKSDSREEAYFIEVNLYLRDEDYLPYRIHIQNDEESQVFIEVGALDKTVRPDPRGTQIFIAENTKVVENDRVVETVNTGGKWIPEAVLLPPAPETPPETATAPPPLVPAADAPAKTSAADTPAEAVPETAPAGKEPPPAKEEAAPRRNPKRVGGPGAGGNAGSRR